A genome region from Phoenix dactylifera cultivar Barhee BC4 chromosome 18, palm_55x_up_171113_PBpolish2nd_filt_p, whole genome shotgun sequence includes the following:
- the LOC103716726 gene encoding light-mediated development protein DET1 isoform X3: MFRSNNLAARVFERQILTPRPGASVNLVRHFYENLVPSCTIYDIDCPDHSFRKFTDDGQYLVSFSRNHQDLIVYRPTWLSFSCEGEDCDSHSLPQKAKRFDSFFTQLYCVSLASSNEFICKDFFLYMESHQFGLFATSTAQSHDAPTTEGAIDGVPSIERITFYLVRLEDGVILDEKAFCNDFVNLAQSMGVFLYEDLLCIMSLRYQTIHILQIRDSGNLVDVRNIGIFCREDDELFINSHAHCMGILDKSKLDDLSAHEVANDVQHHQVTQGTSLLSGIKQRLLSFIFRKTWNEEADPTLRVQHLKKKFYFHFQDYVDLIMWKVQFLDRHHLLIKFGSVDGGVARSTDQQPAFFAVYNMETTEIVAFYQNSSEELYSLFEQFYDYFHANSRNSLHASFISSHSNNTHALDQLWCIKNKTNNISQFVKKMMTSLPCTCQSQSPSPYFDLSLFRYDEKLISATVRHRHSTEHPIKFISRRQPNILKFKIKPGCGLCFSMFGKPAFACASTPALDLGSAPMTTISYCFLMFRSAFWLIDTTILFFILNLWRYPGCYHQCFFSLPMELPVPSLLEPQKCDARYPNNLIRKACPFSWTIL, from the exons GTTAATCTTGTTAGACATTTTTATGAGAATTTGGTTCCAAGCTGTACTATATATGATATCGATTGTCCAGACCATTCCTTTCGCAAGTTTACAGATGATGGTCAATACCTTGTGAGTTTTAGCAGGAATCACCAGGATCTGATTGTTTACAGACCCACATGGTTGTCGTTTTCGTGCGAGGGAGAAGATTGCGATTCACATAGTCTGCCCCAGAAAGCAAAGAGGTTCGACAGCTTTTTCACCCAGCTCTACTGTGTGTCTCTTGCATCCAGCAATGAGTTTATTTGCAAGGACTTCTTTCTTTATATGGAGAGCCACCAGTTCGGCTTGTTTGCAACCTCAACTGCACAAAGCCATGATGCACCTACCACAGAGGGTGCAATAGATGGAGTCCCTTCAATAGAAAGGATAACATTTTACCTTGTGAG ACTGGAAGAtggagtcatattagatgagaAAGCCTTTTGCAATGATTTTGTCAACTTGGCCCAGAGCATGGGTGTTTTCTTGTATGAGGATCTGTTGTGTATCATGTCTCTTCGATATCAAACAATACATATACTACAAATTCGGGATTCTGGAAACCTTGTTGATGTACGAAATATAGGTATATTCTGCCGAGAAGATGATGAGTTATTTATTAACTCCCATGCTCAC TGCATGGGAATCTTGGATAAATCTAAGCTAGATGATTTATCTGCCCACGAAGTAGCTAATGACGTTCAACATCACCAGGTTACACAGGGGACTTCTCTTCTTAGTGGTATCAAGCAGCGTTtgctttcatttatttttcgtaAAACATGGAATGAAGAAGCAGATCCAACTTTG AGGGTTCAACATTTAAAGAAGAAATTCTATTTTCACTTTCAAGATTATGTTGATCTCATCATGTGGAAG GTGCAGTTCTTGGATCGTCATCACCTTTTAATTAAGTTTGGCAGTGTGGATGGAGGG gtTGCCCGAAGTACTGATCAACAACCAGCATTCTTTGCTGTGTATAACATGGAAACAACAGAGATTGTTGCATTTTATCAG AATTCTTCAGAGGAGCTTTACTCATTGTTTGAGCAATTCTATGACTACTTTCATGCAAATTCGAGAAATTCTTTGCATGCAAGTTTTATATCTTCTCATTCCAATAACACCCATGCTCTCGATCAGCTTTGGTGcattaaaaacaaaacaaacaacATTTCACAG TTCGTGAAGAAGATGATGACTTCGTTACCATGCACTTGCCAGTCCCAAAGTCCTTCACCATATTTCGATCTATCACTCTTTCGGTATGATGAAAAG TTGATTTCAGCAACAGTTCGCCACAGACACTCTACTGAACATCCAATAAAGTTCATTTCAAGGAGGCAGCCGAATATCCTTAAGTTCAAGATAAAACCAG GCTGTGGCTTGTGCTTTTCTATGTTTGGTAAACCAGCTTTTGCTTGTGCTTCAACTCCCGCTCTTGACTTGGGTTCAGCCCCTATGACAACAATCAGTTACTGCTTTCTCATGTTTCGCAGTGCATTTTGGCTGATAGATACCACTATACTGTTCTTCATTTTAAACCTCTGGAGGTATCCAGGATGTTACCATCAATGCTTCTTCTCCCTTCCAATGGAGTTACCGGTGCCTTCCTTACTAGAGCCCCAGAAATGTGATGCACGTTACCCAAATAATCTGATAAGAAAAGCCTGCCCATTTTCATGGACTATTTTGTAA
- the LOC103716726 gene encoding light-mediated development protein DET1 isoform X9, protein MFRSNNLAARVFERQILTPRPGASVNLVRHFYENLVPSCTIYDIDCPDHSFRKFTDDGQYLVSFSRNHQDLIVYRPTWLSFSCEGEDCDSHSLPQKAKRFDSFFTQLYCVSLASSNEFICKDFFLYMESHQFGLFATSTAQSHDAPTTEGAIDGVPSIERITFYLVRLEDGVILDEKAFCNDFVNLAQSMGVFLYEDLLCIMSLRYQTIHILQIRDSGNLVDVRNIGIFCREDDELFINSHAHCMGILDKSKLDDLSAHEVANDVQHHQVTQGTSLLSGIKQRLLSFIFRKTWNEEADPTLSCLEKDNDEIMLLFQRVQHLKKKFYFHFQDYVDLIMWKVQFLDRHHLLIKFGSVDGGVARSTDQQPAFFAVYNMETTEIVAFYQNSSEELYSLFEQFYDYFHANSRNSLHASFISSHSNNTHALDQLWCIKNKTNNISQFVKKMMTSLPCTCQSQSPSPYFDLSLFRYDEKLISATVRHRHSTEHPIKFISRRQPNILKFKIKPGPEAGGSDGRPKRISSFLFHPYLPFALSIQQTYMQPTVVNIHFRR, encoded by the exons GTTAATCTTGTTAGACATTTTTATGAGAATTTGGTTCCAAGCTGTACTATATATGATATCGATTGTCCAGACCATTCCTTTCGCAAGTTTACAGATGATGGTCAATACCTTGTGAGTTTTAGCAGGAATCACCAGGATCTGATTGTTTACAGACCCACATGGTTGTCGTTTTCGTGCGAGGGAGAAGATTGCGATTCACATAGTCTGCCCCAGAAAGCAAAGAGGTTCGACAGCTTTTTCACCCAGCTCTACTGTGTGTCTCTTGCATCCAGCAATGAGTTTATTTGCAAGGACTTCTTTCTTTATATGGAGAGCCACCAGTTCGGCTTGTTTGCAACCTCAACTGCACAAAGCCATGATGCACCTACCACAGAGGGTGCAATAGATGGAGTCCCTTCAATAGAAAGGATAACATTTTACCTTGTGAG ACTGGAAGAtggagtcatattagatgagaAAGCCTTTTGCAATGATTTTGTCAACTTGGCCCAGAGCATGGGTGTTTTCTTGTATGAGGATCTGTTGTGTATCATGTCTCTTCGATATCAAACAATACATATACTACAAATTCGGGATTCTGGAAACCTTGTTGATGTACGAAATATAGGTATATTCTGCCGAGAAGATGATGAGTTATTTATTAACTCCCATGCTCAC TGCATGGGAATCTTGGATAAATCTAAGCTAGATGATTTATCTGCCCACGAAGTAGCTAATGACGTTCAACATCACCAGGTTACACAGGGGACTTCTCTTCTTAGTGGTATCAAGCAGCGTTtgctttcatttatttttcgtaAAACATGGAATGAAGAAGCAGATCCAACTTTG AGTTGTTTGGAAAAGGATAATGATGAAATCATGCTTTTGTTCCAGAGGGTTCAACATTTAAAGAAGAAATTCTATTTTCACTTTCAAGATTATGTTGATCTCATCATGTGGAAG GTGCAGTTCTTGGATCGTCATCACCTTTTAATTAAGTTTGGCAGTGTGGATGGAGGG gtTGCCCGAAGTACTGATCAACAACCAGCATTCTTTGCTGTGTATAACATGGAAACAACAGAGATTGTTGCATTTTATCAG AATTCTTCAGAGGAGCTTTACTCATTGTTTGAGCAATTCTATGACTACTTTCATGCAAATTCGAGAAATTCTTTGCATGCAAGTTTTATATCTTCTCATTCCAATAACACCCATGCTCTCGATCAGCTTTGGTGcattaaaaacaaaacaaacaacATTTCACAG TTCGTGAAGAAGATGATGACTTCGTTACCATGCACTTGCCAGTCCCAAAGTCCTTCACCATATTTCGATCTATCACTCTTTCGGTATGATGAAAAG TTGATTTCAGCAACAGTTCGCCACAGACACTCTACTGAACATCCAATAAAGTTCATTTCAAGGAGGCAGCCGAATATCCTTAAGTTCAAGATAAAACCAG GACCCGAGGCTGGTGGTTCTGATGGCAGGCCAAAGAGAATTTCATCATTCCTGTTCCATCCTTACTTACCATTTGCTCTTTCCATCCAGCAGACATATATGCAACCAACTGTTGTGAATATACATTTCCGGAGATGA
- the LOC103716726 gene encoding light-mediated development protein DET1 isoform X4, with protein MFRSNNLAARVFERQILTPRPGASVNLVRHFYENLVPSCTIYDIDCPDHSFRKFTDDGQYLVSFSRNHQDLIVYRPTWLSFSCEGEDCDSHSLPQKAKRFDSFFTQLYCVSLASSNEFICKDFFLYMESHQFGLFATSTAQSHDAPTTEGAIDGVPSIERITFYLVRLEDGVILDEKAFCNDFVNLAQSMGVFLYEDLLCIMSLRYQTIHILQIRDSGNLVDVRNIGIFCREDDELFINSHAHCMGILDKSKLDDLSAHEVANDVQHHQVTQGTSLLSGIKQRLLSFIFRKTWNEEADPTLRVQHLKKKFYFHFQDYVDLIMWKFLDRHHLLIKFGSVDGGVARSTDQQPAFFAVYNMETTEIVAFYQNSSEELYSLFEQFYDYFHANSRNSLHASFISSHSNNTHALDQLWCIKNKTNNISQFVKKMMTSLPCTCQSQSPSPYFDLSLFRYDEKLISATVRHRHSTEHPIKFISRRQPNILKFKIKPGCGLCFSMFGKPAFACASTPALDLGSAPMTTISYCFLMFRSAFWLIDTTILFFILNLWRYPGCYHQCFFSLPMELPVPSLLEPQKCDARYPNNLIRKACPFSWTIL; from the exons GTTAATCTTGTTAGACATTTTTATGAGAATTTGGTTCCAAGCTGTACTATATATGATATCGATTGTCCAGACCATTCCTTTCGCAAGTTTACAGATGATGGTCAATACCTTGTGAGTTTTAGCAGGAATCACCAGGATCTGATTGTTTACAGACCCACATGGTTGTCGTTTTCGTGCGAGGGAGAAGATTGCGATTCACATAGTCTGCCCCAGAAAGCAAAGAGGTTCGACAGCTTTTTCACCCAGCTCTACTGTGTGTCTCTTGCATCCAGCAATGAGTTTATTTGCAAGGACTTCTTTCTTTATATGGAGAGCCACCAGTTCGGCTTGTTTGCAACCTCAACTGCACAAAGCCATGATGCACCTACCACAGAGGGTGCAATAGATGGAGTCCCTTCAATAGAAAGGATAACATTTTACCTTGTGAG ACTGGAAGAtggagtcatattagatgagaAAGCCTTTTGCAATGATTTTGTCAACTTGGCCCAGAGCATGGGTGTTTTCTTGTATGAGGATCTGTTGTGTATCATGTCTCTTCGATATCAAACAATACATATACTACAAATTCGGGATTCTGGAAACCTTGTTGATGTACGAAATATAGGTATATTCTGCCGAGAAGATGATGAGTTATTTATTAACTCCCATGCTCAC TGCATGGGAATCTTGGATAAATCTAAGCTAGATGATTTATCTGCCCACGAAGTAGCTAATGACGTTCAACATCACCAGGTTACACAGGGGACTTCTCTTCTTAGTGGTATCAAGCAGCGTTtgctttcatttatttttcgtaAAACATGGAATGAAGAAGCAGATCCAACTTTG AGGGTTCAACATTTAAAGAAGAAATTCTATTTTCACTTTCAAGATTATGTTGATCTCATCATGTGGAAG TTCTTGGATCGTCATCACCTTTTAATTAAGTTTGGCAGTGTGGATGGAGGG gtTGCCCGAAGTACTGATCAACAACCAGCATTCTTTGCTGTGTATAACATGGAAACAACAGAGATTGTTGCATTTTATCAG AATTCTTCAGAGGAGCTTTACTCATTGTTTGAGCAATTCTATGACTACTTTCATGCAAATTCGAGAAATTCTTTGCATGCAAGTTTTATATCTTCTCATTCCAATAACACCCATGCTCTCGATCAGCTTTGGTGcattaaaaacaaaacaaacaacATTTCACAG TTCGTGAAGAAGATGATGACTTCGTTACCATGCACTTGCCAGTCCCAAAGTCCTTCACCATATTTCGATCTATCACTCTTTCGGTATGATGAAAAG TTGATTTCAGCAACAGTTCGCCACAGACACTCTACTGAACATCCAATAAAGTTCATTTCAAGGAGGCAGCCGAATATCCTTAAGTTCAAGATAAAACCAG GCTGTGGCTTGTGCTTTTCTATGTTTGGTAAACCAGCTTTTGCTTGTGCTTCAACTCCCGCTCTTGACTTGGGTTCAGCCCCTATGACAACAATCAGTTACTGCTTTCTCATGTTTCGCAGTGCATTTTGGCTGATAGATACCACTATACTGTTCTTCATTTTAAACCTCTGGAGGTATCCAGGATGTTACCATCAATGCTTCTTCTCCCTTCCAATGGAGTTACCGGTGCCTTCCTTACTAGAGCCCCAGAAATGTGATGCACGTTACCCAAATAATCTGATAAGAAAAGCCTGCCCATTTTCATGGACTATTTTGTAA
- the LOC103716726 gene encoding light-mediated development protein DET1 isoform X5, which translates to MFRSNNLAARVFERQILTPRPGASVNLVRHFYENLVPSCTIYDIDCPDHSFRKFTDDGQYLVSFSRNHQDLIVYRPTWLSFSCEGEDCDSHSLPQKAKRFDSFFTQLYCVSLASSNEFICKDFFLYMESHQFGLFATSTAQSHDAPTTEGAIDGVPSIERITFYLVRLEDGVILDEKAFCNDFVNLAQSMGVFLYEDLLCIMSLRYQTIHILQIRDSGNLVDVRNIGIFCREDDELFINSHAHVTQGTSLLSGIKQRLLSFIFRKTWNEEADPTLSCLEKDNDEIMLLFQRVQHLKKKFYFHFQDYVDLIMWKVQFLDRHHLLIKFGSVDGGVARSTDQQPAFFAVYNMETTEIVAFYQNSSEELYSLFEQFYDYFHANSRNSLHASFISSHSNNTHALDQLWCIKNKTNNISQFVKKMMTSLPCTCQSQSPSPYFDLSLFRYDEKLISATVRHRHSTEHPIKFISRRQPNILKFKIKPGCGLCFSMFGKPAFACASTPALDLGSAPMTTISYCFLMFRSAFWLIDTTILFFILNLWRYPGCYHQCFFSLPMELPVPSLLEPQKCDARYPNNLIRKACPFSWTIL; encoded by the exons GTTAATCTTGTTAGACATTTTTATGAGAATTTGGTTCCAAGCTGTACTATATATGATATCGATTGTCCAGACCATTCCTTTCGCAAGTTTACAGATGATGGTCAATACCTTGTGAGTTTTAGCAGGAATCACCAGGATCTGATTGTTTACAGACCCACATGGTTGTCGTTTTCGTGCGAGGGAGAAGATTGCGATTCACATAGTCTGCCCCAGAAAGCAAAGAGGTTCGACAGCTTTTTCACCCAGCTCTACTGTGTGTCTCTTGCATCCAGCAATGAGTTTATTTGCAAGGACTTCTTTCTTTATATGGAGAGCCACCAGTTCGGCTTGTTTGCAACCTCAACTGCACAAAGCCATGATGCACCTACCACAGAGGGTGCAATAGATGGAGTCCCTTCAATAGAAAGGATAACATTTTACCTTGTGAG ACTGGAAGAtggagtcatattagatgagaAAGCCTTTTGCAATGATTTTGTCAACTTGGCCCAGAGCATGGGTGTTTTCTTGTATGAGGATCTGTTGTGTATCATGTCTCTTCGATATCAAACAATACATATACTACAAATTCGGGATTCTGGAAACCTTGTTGATGTACGAAATATAGGTATATTCTGCCGAGAAGATGATGAGTTATTTATTAACTCCCATGCTCAC GTTACACAGGGGACTTCTCTTCTTAGTGGTATCAAGCAGCGTTtgctttcatttatttttcgtaAAACATGGAATGAAGAAGCAGATCCAACTTTG AGTTGTTTGGAAAAGGATAATGATGAAATCATGCTTTTGTTCCAGAGGGTTCAACATTTAAAGAAGAAATTCTATTTTCACTTTCAAGATTATGTTGATCTCATCATGTGGAAG GTGCAGTTCTTGGATCGTCATCACCTTTTAATTAAGTTTGGCAGTGTGGATGGAGGG gtTGCCCGAAGTACTGATCAACAACCAGCATTCTTTGCTGTGTATAACATGGAAACAACAGAGATTGTTGCATTTTATCAG AATTCTTCAGAGGAGCTTTACTCATTGTTTGAGCAATTCTATGACTACTTTCATGCAAATTCGAGAAATTCTTTGCATGCAAGTTTTATATCTTCTCATTCCAATAACACCCATGCTCTCGATCAGCTTTGGTGcattaaaaacaaaacaaacaacATTTCACAG TTCGTGAAGAAGATGATGACTTCGTTACCATGCACTTGCCAGTCCCAAAGTCCTTCACCATATTTCGATCTATCACTCTTTCGGTATGATGAAAAG TTGATTTCAGCAACAGTTCGCCACAGACACTCTACTGAACATCCAATAAAGTTCATTTCAAGGAGGCAGCCGAATATCCTTAAGTTCAAGATAAAACCAG GCTGTGGCTTGTGCTTTTCTATGTTTGGTAAACCAGCTTTTGCTTGTGCTTCAACTCCCGCTCTTGACTTGGGTTCAGCCCCTATGACAACAATCAGTTACTGCTTTCTCATGTTTCGCAGTGCATTTTGGCTGATAGATACCACTATACTGTTCTTCATTTTAAACCTCTGGAGGTATCCAGGATGTTACCATCAATGCTTCTTCTCCCTTCCAATGGAGTTACCGGTGCCTTCCTTACTAGAGCCCCAGAAATGTGATGCACGTTACCCAAATAATCTGATAAGAAAAGCCTGCCCATTTTCATGGACTATTTTGTAA
- the LOC103716726 gene encoding light-mediated development protein DET1 isoform X7, giving the protein MFRSNNLAARVFERQILTPRPGASVNLVRHFYENLVPSCTIYDIDCPDHSFRKFTDDGQYLVSFSRNHQDLIVYRPTWLSFSCEGEDCDSHSLPQKAKRFDSFFTQLYCVSLASSNEFICKDFFLYMESHQFGLFATSTAQSHDAPTTEGAIDGVPSIERITFYLVRLEDGVILDEKAFCNDFVNLAQSMGVFLYEDLLCIMSLRYQTIHILQIRDSGNLVDVRNIGIFCREDDELFINSHAHVTQGTSLLSGIKQRLLSFIFRKTWNEEADPTLRVQHLKKKFYFHFQDYVDLIMWKFLDRHHLLIKFGSVDGGVARSTDQQPAFFAVYNMETTEIVAFYQNSSEELYSLFEQFYDYFHANSRNSLHASFISSHSNNTHALDQLWCIKNKTNNISQFVKKMMTSLPCTCQSQSPSPYFDLSLFRYDEKLISATVRHRHSTEHPIKFISRRQPNILKFKIKPGCGLCFSMFGKPAFACASTPALDLGSAPMTTISYCFLMFRSAFWLIDTTILFFILNLWRYPGCYHQCFFSLPMELPVPSLLEPQKCDARYPNNLIRKACPFSWTIL; this is encoded by the exons GTTAATCTTGTTAGACATTTTTATGAGAATTTGGTTCCAAGCTGTACTATATATGATATCGATTGTCCAGACCATTCCTTTCGCAAGTTTACAGATGATGGTCAATACCTTGTGAGTTTTAGCAGGAATCACCAGGATCTGATTGTTTACAGACCCACATGGTTGTCGTTTTCGTGCGAGGGAGAAGATTGCGATTCACATAGTCTGCCCCAGAAAGCAAAGAGGTTCGACAGCTTTTTCACCCAGCTCTACTGTGTGTCTCTTGCATCCAGCAATGAGTTTATTTGCAAGGACTTCTTTCTTTATATGGAGAGCCACCAGTTCGGCTTGTTTGCAACCTCAACTGCACAAAGCCATGATGCACCTACCACAGAGGGTGCAATAGATGGAGTCCCTTCAATAGAAAGGATAACATTTTACCTTGTGAG ACTGGAAGAtggagtcatattagatgagaAAGCCTTTTGCAATGATTTTGTCAACTTGGCCCAGAGCATGGGTGTTTTCTTGTATGAGGATCTGTTGTGTATCATGTCTCTTCGATATCAAACAATACATATACTACAAATTCGGGATTCTGGAAACCTTGTTGATGTACGAAATATAGGTATATTCTGCCGAGAAGATGATGAGTTATTTATTAACTCCCATGCTCAC GTTACACAGGGGACTTCTCTTCTTAGTGGTATCAAGCAGCGTTtgctttcatttatttttcgtaAAACATGGAATGAAGAAGCAGATCCAACTTTG AGGGTTCAACATTTAAAGAAGAAATTCTATTTTCACTTTCAAGATTATGTTGATCTCATCATGTGGAAG TTCTTGGATCGTCATCACCTTTTAATTAAGTTTGGCAGTGTGGATGGAGGG gtTGCCCGAAGTACTGATCAACAACCAGCATTCTTTGCTGTGTATAACATGGAAACAACAGAGATTGTTGCATTTTATCAG AATTCTTCAGAGGAGCTTTACTCATTGTTTGAGCAATTCTATGACTACTTTCATGCAAATTCGAGAAATTCTTTGCATGCAAGTTTTATATCTTCTCATTCCAATAACACCCATGCTCTCGATCAGCTTTGGTGcattaaaaacaaaacaaacaacATTTCACAG TTCGTGAAGAAGATGATGACTTCGTTACCATGCACTTGCCAGTCCCAAAGTCCTTCACCATATTTCGATCTATCACTCTTTCGGTATGATGAAAAG TTGATTTCAGCAACAGTTCGCCACAGACACTCTACTGAACATCCAATAAAGTTCATTTCAAGGAGGCAGCCGAATATCCTTAAGTTCAAGATAAAACCAG GCTGTGGCTTGTGCTTTTCTATGTTTGGTAAACCAGCTTTTGCTTGTGCTTCAACTCCCGCTCTTGACTTGGGTTCAGCCCCTATGACAACAATCAGTTACTGCTTTCTCATGTTTCGCAGTGCATTTTGGCTGATAGATACCACTATACTGTTCTTCATTTTAAACCTCTGGAGGTATCCAGGATGTTACCATCAATGCTTCTTCTCCCTTCCAATGGAGTTACCGGTGCCTTCCTTACTAGAGCCCCAGAAATGTGATGCACGTTACCCAAATAATCTGATAAGAAAAGCCTGCCCATTTTCATGGACTATTTTGTAA
- the LOC103716726 gene encoding light-mediated development protein DET1 isoform X6: MFRSNNLAARVFERQILTPRPGASVNLVRHFYENLVPSCTIYDIDCPDHSFRKFTDDGQYLVSFSRNHQDLIVYRPTWLSFSCEGEDCDSHSLPQKAKRFDSFFTQLYCVSLASSNEFICKDFFLYMESHQFGLFATSTAQSHDAPTTEGAIDGVPSIERITFYLVRLEDGVILDEKAFCNDFVNLAQSMGVFLYEDLLCIMSLRYQTIHILQIRDSGNLVDVRNIGIFCREDDELFINSHAHVTQGTSLLSGIKQRLLSFIFRKTWNEEADPTLRVQHLKKKFYFHFQDYVDLIMWKVQFLDRHHLLIKFGSVDGGVARSTDQQPAFFAVYNMETTEIVAFYQNSSEELYSLFEQFYDYFHANSRNSLHASFISSHSNNTHALDQLWCIKNKTNNISQFVKKMMTSLPCTCQSQSPSPYFDLSLFRYDEKLISATVRHRHSTEHPIKFISRRQPNILKFKIKPGCGLCFSMFGKPAFACASTPALDLGSAPMTTISYCFLMFRSAFWLIDTTILFFILNLWRYPGCYHQCFFSLPMELPVPSLLEPQKCDARYPNNLIRKACPFSWTIL, translated from the exons GTTAATCTTGTTAGACATTTTTATGAGAATTTGGTTCCAAGCTGTACTATATATGATATCGATTGTCCAGACCATTCCTTTCGCAAGTTTACAGATGATGGTCAATACCTTGTGAGTTTTAGCAGGAATCACCAGGATCTGATTGTTTACAGACCCACATGGTTGTCGTTTTCGTGCGAGGGAGAAGATTGCGATTCACATAGTCTGCCCCAGAAAGCAAAGAGGTTCGACAGCTTTTTCACCCAGCTCTACTGTGTGTCTCTTGCATCCAGCAATGAGTTTATTTGCAAGGACTTCTTTCTTTATATGGAGAGCCACCAGTTCGGCTTGTTTGCAACCTCAACTGCACAAAGCCATGATGCACCTACCACAGAGGGTGCAATAGATGGAGTCCCTTCAATAGAAAGGATAACATTTTACCTTGTGAG ACTGGAAGAtggagtcatattagatgagaAAGCCTTTTGCAATGATTTTGTCAACTTGGCCCAGAGCATGGGTGTTTTCTTGTATGAGGATCTGTTGTGTATCATGTCTCTTCGATATCAAACAATACATATACTACAAATTCGGGATTCTGGAAACCTTGTTGATGTACGAAATATAGGTATATTCTGCCGAGAAGATGATGAGTTATTTATTAACTCCCATGCTCAC GTTACACAGGGGACTTCTCTTCTTAGTGGTATCAAGCAGCGTTtgctttcatttatttttcgtaAAACATGGAATGAAGAAGCAGATCCAACTTTG AGGGTTCAACATTTAAAGAAGAAATTCTATTTTCACTTTCAAGATTATGTTGATCTCATCATGTGGAAG GTGCAGTTCTTGGATCGTCATCACCTTTTAATTAAGTTTGGCAGTGTGGATGGAGGG gtTGCCCGAAGTACTGATCAACAACCAGCATTCTTTGCTGTGTATAACATGGAAACAACAGAGATTGTTGCATTTTATCAG AATTCTTCAGAGGAGCTTTACTCATTGTTTGAGCAATTCTATGACTACTTTCATGCAAATTCGAGAAATTCTTTGCATGCAAGTTTTATATCTTCTCATTCCAATAACACCCATGCTCTCGATCAGCTTTGGTGcattaaaaacaaaacaaacaacATTTCACAG TTCGTGAAGAAGATGATGACTTCGTTACCATGCACTTGCCAGTCCCAAAGTCCTTCACCATATTTCGATCTATCACTCTTTCGGTATGATGAAAAG TTGATTTCAGCAACAGTTCGCCACAGACACTCTACTGAACATCCAATAAAGTTCATTTCAAGGAGGCAGCCGAATATCCTTAAGTTCAAGATAAAACCAG GCTGTGGCTTGTGCTTTTCTATGTTTGGTAAACCAGCTTTTGCTTGTGCTTCAACTCCCGCTCTTGACTTGGGTTCAGCCCCTATGACAACAATCAGTTACTGCTTTCTCATGTTTCGCAGTGCATTTTGGCTGATAGATACCACTATACTGTTCTTCATTTTAAACCTCTGGAGGTATCCAGGATGTTACCATCAATGCTTCTTCTCCCTTCCAATGGAGTTACCGGTGCCTTCCTTACTAGAGCCCCAGAAATGTGATGCACGTTACCCAAATAATCTGATAAGAAAAGCCTGCCCATTTTCATGGACTATTTTGTAA